In Gemmatimonadetes bacterium SCN 70-22, the sequence GCGCTCGAGTCCGTGGCGCGCGCGGACTACGCACGCCAGTCGAGCAGCAACCCCTTCGGCATCGACGACGACTGGTGGAAGCAGTTCGAGAAGTACCTGACCCAGAAGCAGCCGCCCGACTTCGACGCGCGGCAGGCGACGCTCCTGCGGGACGGTCCGGCGTGGGGGGAACTGGCCCTCCTGGTGCGCACGATCCAGGCGGTCGGCGCCACCCCTGTCCTGGTCCCGATGCCGATGAAGGGATCGCTCCTCTCCCACGCAGGGGTTCGGGCGGAGACGCGCGCGCTGTACTACGACCGCCTCGACTCCCTCGCGCGCGCTCACGACGTGGCCCTGATGGAGGCCCGTGATTTCGATCTCGACAACCTCTTCATGCACGATCACGCTTCCCACCCCAGCGCCGTCGGCTGGCTGCTGATGAACCAGGCGCTCGATTCCCTCGTCCACCATGCGCGTGTCACCCGCTAGGCGCCGGTTCCTCGTGCTCATCGTCGGCTACCTCGCGATCCAGCTGGCAGCGCTCTGGTTCGCGCAGGGCGACGCGACGGCGACGCCGAGCTTCATCTACCAGGCGTTCTAGGGGGGCGCGTGGACTTCCTGGACCGGATCCTGTCCTGGGGGACGCGCGCTCCCGACCGCGTGGCGCACGTGAGCGCCACGCGACGGATGTCGTACGGGGAGCTGGTGGGGCGCGCGGCGACGCTGGCGCGCGAGCTCGCCACGACGCTCCCGAACGACCGTGCCCCCGTCGCCCTCGTCGGCCACCGCGAGCCGCAACTACTGGTCGGGATGCTCGGCTGCGCCCTCGCCAATCATCCATACGTCCCGATCGACGACGCGCTCCCCGCCCCCCGCGTCGCGCGTATCCAGGAGATCGCGCGGGTGGCGACGACGCTGACGCCGGACGACATCGATCGACTCGCCCCTGTTGGGAGCGCCCTCCCCGCGCCGCTCGCGCGCGCCGGTGACGACCGCTTCTACATCATGTTCACCTCGGGGAGCACCGGCGAGCCGAAGGGGGTGCAGGTCACCCGCGGGAACCTGGCGGCGTTCATCGACTGGATGCTCGGCGAGCAGGCCTTCACCCCGGGCGGCGAGGTCTTCCTGAACCAGGCGAACTTCTCGTTCGACCTGTCGGTGATGGACACCTATCTCTCGCTGGTGACCGGCGGGACGCTGGTGAGCGCGACGCGAGACCATGTGGCCGACCTGCGCGCGCTCTTCACCCTCCTACGCGAGACGCCCTTCACCACCTGGGTCTCGACCCCCACCTTCGCGGGGATGTGCCTGGCCGAGCCGGCGTTCTCGGCGTCGATGCTCCCACGGCTTCGCCGCTTCCTGTTCTGCGGCGAGGTGCTTCCGCGGGAGGTGGCGCGCGCACTCCTGGCCCGCTTTCCGTCCGCTGCGGTGTGGAACACCTATGGCCCGACGGAGGCCACGGTGGCCACGTCGTCCGTGCGCCTCGATCACGCGATGGTGGAGGCCAACGATGCGCTGCCTGTCGGGCGCGCGATGCCGGGGACGTGGGTGGAGGTCGTCGACGCCGACGGGCGGGTCGTCCCGGAGGGAGGGCGGGGCGAGATCGTCATCGCCGGCCCCAACGTCAGCCCGGGCTACCTGGGGCGCGACGACCTGACGCAGGCACGCTTCACGCGGCGCCACGGGCATCGGGCCTATCGCACCGGTGACTGGGGGCGCTACCGGGGCGACCAGCTCTTCTGCGAGGGGCGCATGGACCAGCAGGTGAAGCTGCGCGGCTATCGCATCGAGCTGGGGGAGATCGAGGCGCACCTGCGCGACGTTTCCGGGGTCCGCGATGCGGCGGTGGTCCTCGTGGTGCGCGACGGCACCCCCCACTCGCTCGTCGCGTTGCTTCTGGCGGAGGACGCCCGCGGCGATCACGAGGCGCTGGCGCGCGAGGCGAAGGCGGCGCTCGCCGCGCAGCTCCCCGCCTACATGGTGCCGCGCCGCCTGCGGGTGGTCGATCGCTTCCCGATGACGGCGAACGGCAAGGTGGATCGGGCGGCCCTCGCCGCCGAGGCGGGGGCGAGATGACGCCCTACACGGACCTCCTGTTCGGCGGCCTCGCCCTGTACGTCGTGCTGCCGGCCATCGCGCTGGGCATGGCCGGGCGCCTGCGGTGGTCCTGGGTGCTCCCGTCGACCCTGGCGATGTTCGTCGTGCAGCTGGCGCTCACGCCGGGGCGCACGACCGCGGTGGCGTGGCATGCCGTCGCGGCCGGGGCCGGCTGGACGCTCTGGCAGTGGGCGTGGGCGCAGGTCGCCTTGCGCCTGCGGGGGGATGCGCGGCGCTGGCGGGTGTGGTGCCTCGTCGGGATGGCGCTGGCGCCGTTGCTCCTGCTCAAGTTCTCCGCGGCGGCCGGCGTCCACCAGCTCGTGGGCTTCCTCGGGATCTCGTACGTCACCTTCCGCGCCGTCGACGTGCAGCTGGCGATCCACGACGGACTGGTGACGACGCTCCCGGTGTCGCGGTACCTCGCGTTCGTCCTCTTCTTCCCCACGATCTCGGCCGGACCGATCGATCGCTACCGCCGGTTCGTGAAGGATCTCGAGACGCCGCCGACGCGCCAGGCGTATCGCGCCCTCCTCGACGAGGCCGTCCACCGCGCCTTCATCGGCGTTCTGCTCAAGTTCGTCCTCGCGGCCGCGGTCCGCCGGTGGTGGCTCGAGCCGCTCACCGACCAGCGCGGCGCGTGGGCGACCCTGTCGTACATGTACGCCTACTCCGCATACCTCTACTGCGACTTCGCCGGATACAGCGCCTTCGCCGAGTCGCTGAGTCGCGTCTTCGGGATCCGGACCCCCGCCAACTTCAACCAGCCCTGGCGCGCGCGGGACCTGAACGAGTTCTGGAACCGCTGGCACATCTCGCTCTCCTCGTTCCTGCGCGACCACGTCTACATGCGGTTCGTCATGGCCGCGCGCCGCCGCGACTGGTTCCGCTCGCGCGCCATCGTCTCGGCGATCGGCCTGGTGCTCACCTTCGGGGCGATGGGCGTCTGGCACGGGACGGCGCGGCACTTCGTGGTGTATGGCCTCTACCACGCCGTGCTCCTGATCGCGCTCGAGTGGTGGCGCCGCCGCCACCCGCGCAACCAGGCGGACGCCGATGCGCGCCTCCTGCCACGCCTGGCGGCGATGGTCCTCACGGCTCACGCCGCGGCCTTCGGCTTCCTGATCTTCTCCGGGCGGCTCTTCTAGCGGCACAGGCCCGAGGGCGGTCCGCGCCGCCCGCGGCCCGACGGTGCGTGGGCGCTCGCCATGCTCAGCGCGCGTACCGGCCCCGGTCCTGCTCGGCCAGTGCCATCACCCGCGCCATGACCACGTCGGTTATCTGCTTGTAGGTGCTCCCCTTGCCGGGGAGGGCGAGGTATTCGGCGAGGTCCACTGGGGCGTCGAACCAGAGGCGAATGGGCTCGCCGCCGGTCCAGTTGCGCCTCACCTGCGTGACGATGTCGTTGTCGAGCCCCGCGATGAAGGTCGGGATGACGATGGGGCGAGCGGCATGGATGATCTTCCCCGTCCCTGGCTGGAAGCGCATGAAGGAGTAGGGATCGGGATCACGGTTGCGTCCCCCTTCGGGGTGGATCCCCAGGATGTGCCCCGGCCCCTGCGAACACAGCTCCACGAGGAGGTCCAGCGCATAACGATCGCTCGCGCCGTGGGTCGGAAGGGCGAAGAGCGGGGGGAACATCGACCAGAAGGCGAAGAACTGGTTGAGCGCCAGTCCGACGAGCGATTGGTAGTAGTACTGGCCGACGACCGGAAAATAGAGTCGCTTGCGCCCGGGAAGCTCGCGGTGGACGAGGCTCGAGACCACGAACATGTCGAAGTACGTCCGGTGGTTCGCCACGAACAGGAGCGGACCTCGTGCGTAGGCGTCGCGCACGTGCTCGAATCCCTCCGTGCGCAGGAGCCGGCCGGTGGCGAGGGCGATCCACGTCGCCCCGATGGCCGACTGGCACCACGTCCATGCTCCCTTCAGGGGCTCGCGGTTCATGCGTAGGGCGATCTCCACGATCGAGCGCTCGAGCGGCGAGAGCGCCCGCCGCACCTCCTCGGGGAGGGGGCGATGAAGGATCGTTGGCGGAGGCGCGTCGCCCGGCGCCGGCGCGTCGTCTCGCACTAGTGGCCTCGCCCCAGCCCCGGGCGCACGGTGCGCGACGCCCTGCTGGCACACGGCGCCCCGGGGATGCACCTTCCGTGGCGACGCGCGCGCCCTGGCGCCGGCGCCGGGAGGGGAGGGGAAGTCCGGGTGGTGGGGAGTGGCGTCATGCGCATGGAAGGGTGCGACGCGCGCACGCGAATGGGAAGCGGTCGCTGGGGCGTCGGCACGGACGAATGGCGAGGAGGGGGACGTTCGATGGAAGTCTTTCACGCGGGTGGATTCTGGGGAGCATGGTACCTCCTGCTCTGGACAGCCGTTGTCCCGTTCGTGTTCATGCTCGGGTGGACGCTCCTGCACGTGAGCGCCACGAACAGCGCGGAGGAGAACACCTGGCTCAACGGGGCGGTCCTCGGGGCGTTCTTCGTCCTCATCGTCACCTCCTTCCTCAGCGCCATCCTCTTCGCGCGCGCCCAGCCGTCGCGCACGTGGTGGACCTACGTCTCCTGGCTGACGGTGCACTTCGTCTTCTGGACCTTCCTCGGCTCGGGGATCTTCTTCGCCTCGCTTTCGGCGCTGGCCGCCGGGCCGCGCCTGGTGATGCGACGCGTCGCGGCGTTCCTGGCCGTCGTCGGTGTGGTCGTCGTGCACGTGGCGCAGCTCTACGTGGCGTACCGATTCCGCACCCGGTAGCACCCCTCACCCCTGCGCATGCCCCTCCCCCTCCTGCTCGCTGCCGCCCTCCTGCAGGGCGCCGCCTCGCCGTCGCCCGCCCCCGCCACTGCCACGGCACAAGCCCATGCGACGCAGCCGCCGATGCGCGACCCGGCTTTCGCGCCCGATGGCCGGCTCGCCGTCAGCATCGATGGCGACCTCTGGGTGCAGCGAGGCCCCGGGCGCGACGCCGGCTGGTTGCGGCTGACGGCCGGGGGGGCGTGGGACCGGGAGCCCGCGTGGTCCCCGGATGGCGCGTCGCTCGTCTTCACCTCCGATCGCGCGGGCGGGCTCGACCTGTGGCGCGTCGCGGTGCGAGACGGCGGGGCGGGGGAGCCGGAGCGCCTCACCTCCGATCGTGACGACGACACGGAGCCCTCGGTGGGGCCAGGCGGGGCCATCGTCTTCACGCGCGGGCGCGGGAGCCAGGCCCGCCTCTGGGTGCGCGACGCCAACGGCGCCGAGCGGCGGCTGACGCGGCACGAGCTCCCCGAGCGATGGGGGACATGGTCGCCCGACGGGGAGCGCATGGCCTATGTGCAGCTGACGGAGACCGGGCGCCGGCTGCGCGTACGCGGGGCGGGAGAGCAGGCCGGCGACACGGTCGTGGTCTCCGACCGCGCGGTGGAGCGCCCGGCCTGGGCGCCCGACGGCACGCGCCTGGCCTTCGGGTCCGCCACCCCGCGTGCCGCGACCTATGTGGCGGCGCGCGATGGCCGCTATGTGAACGTGGCCACGTTCGTCCGCGGAAGCGTCGCCTGGTCGCCCGATGGCCGGTGGCTCGCGGTGGCGGAGTCCGAGGGAGAGGAGCCGGGATACAACGGCGACCCGCAGCGCCTCCGCGACCGGGTGGCGGAGTCGTTAGGCAACGTGGCCAGGCTGCAGTGGGTGGACGCGCCCGTCGCGCCACGCGAGGCGGCGGCGATGGCGTCCCCGCCCGCCGTGCCCGACCGCCGGGCGCGCAACGCCGAGCTGTTCGACCGCATCTGGGAGCGCCTCGACCGGCTGTACTTTGCCGCCCCATCGCCGGCCGCCCCATCGCCGGCCGCCCGTCGCCAGGACTGGCGGACGCTGCGCGATGCGTACCGCCCGCGGGCGCTCGCCGCCGCCTCGGACGTCGAGCTCGAGCGCGTCGTCCACCGCATGCTCCGCGAGCGCCCGCCATTCCGCGACGAGGCGGTCGGGCGCGCGGCCGTCTCGAGCGCCCACCCGCTGGCCACCGAGGCGGGACTCGAGGTGATGCGCAAGGGCGGGAACGTGGTCGATGCCGCCGTCGCGGTGTCGTTCGCGTTAGGCG encodes:
- a CDS encoding D-alanyl-lipoteichoic acid biosynthesis protein DltB; the protein is MTPYTDLLFGGLALYVVLPAIALGMAGRLRWSWVLPSTLAMFVVQLALTPGRTTAVAWHAVAAGAGWTLWQWAWAQVALRLRGDARRWRVWCLVGMALAPLLLLKFSAAAGVHQLVGFLGISYVTFRAVDVQLAIHDGLVTTLPVSRYLAFVLFFPTISAGPIDRYRRFVKDLETPPTRQAYRALLDEAVHRAFIGVLLKFVLAAAVRRWWLEPLTDQRGAWATLSYMYAYSAYLYCDFAGYSAFAESLSRVFGIRTPANFNQPWRARDLNEFWNRWHISLSSFLRDHVYMRFVMAARRRDWFRSRAIVSAIGLVLTFGAMGVWHGTARHFVVYGLYHAVLLIALEWWRRRHPRNQADADARLLPRLAAMVLTAHAAAFGFLIFSGRLF